The DNA region GCACCTGCGGGCGGCCGTCGCCGCCTGCCTCGCCTGCGGCTGCATGAACTTCGCCGACTGCGAACTCCTGTCCGCCGCACCCGTTTCCGACGAATCCACCGTCGACGCACCCACCGCCGTCGGCGCAACCGCCGACGACGACGCACCCCCCGTCGGCGCACCCGCTCCACCGGCGGAGCCCGCCCGGTCCGCCGTTTCCTCCGCTTCCGCCGTGTCCGCCACATCAGCCGCGGAGCCCGATTAGGGTCCTGCCCCATGAGCACCGAAACCGAGGTCGTCCGCGAGGCGGACCACGAGCTGGTGCAGGCGCTGGCCGCCCTGCTCCCCCAACTGTCCTCCACGGCCGCACCGCTGGACCACGACGCGGTCGCCCGGCTGGTGGCCTGTGAGTCGAACAGACTGCTGGTCGCCCGGCTCGACGGCGTGGTGGTCGGCATGCTGACGCTGGTCCTGTTCCCGCTCCCGTCCGGGCTGCGGGCGCGGGTCGAGGATGTCGTCGTGGGCGCCGCCGCGCGCGGGCACGGGGTGGGCGCGGCCCTGATCGACGAGGCCGTCCGGCTGGCGGAGGACGCCGGTGCCCGGACGGTCGACCTGACCTCGCGTCCCTCCCGGGAGGCGGCGAACCGCCTCTACGAGCGGGCCGGGTTCCGCGCCCGGGAGTCGACGGTCTACCGGTACGCGATCGCCGACTGAACCCGCCTGCCGAACCCGCCTGCGACCGGGTCGGACACCCCGGCCGAACGGTGCCCGACCCGGCGCCGTCCGGCCTCGAAAACGAGACCGAACGTTTATCCGGGCACCCGGATCCCGCCCCCCGACCGCGCCCCGGGAAGGCCTCCTCCCGGCCTTCGGCACCGGCCCGGACGACCCGCCGCCCCCACCCGCGGACCCGCCGCCGACCGGCCCGCCGGCCCTCCCGGAGGGTGCCTCACAAGCCCTCCCGGGAAGCCGGTCCGAGGGTGATCGGACGCCCTCGAACTCCTAGGATCGACCTCCGGGAATCCCCTCCGAGAGGCAGCCTTTGAACCGCGACATCCGCACCGCAGAAGACGTCCTCGCCCTCCTCGACCGGCTCTTCCTCCCGGAGGCCGACCGCTGGACCGACGAAGCCTCGGGGTGGTGGGACGACTTCTACGCCGACCGGTCCTCCGGCCGCCCGTTCTTCGTCCCCAAGCCCGACGAGAACCTCGTCTCCTACCTGGACCGGGGCCTCTTCGCGCCCGGCGGCCGGGCGCTCGATCTCGGGTGCGGAGCCGGGCGGAACGCGATCCACCTGGCGTCGCGGGGCTTCGAGGTGGACGCCGTCGACCTCTCGGCGACCGCCGTCGCCTGGGCGCGGGAGCGGGCGGACGAGGCGGGCGCTGCGGCCGGTTCCGTCGGTGCCGTCGGTGCCGTCCGGTTCCACTGCGGCAACATCTTCGACCCCGAACTCCCGCTCGCCCGCTACGACGTGGTGTACGACTCCGGCTGCCTGCACCACCTCCCGCCGCACCGCCGGGTCAGCTACCTCGCGCTCCTCGACCGGGTCCTCGCGCCCGGCGGGTACTTCGCCGTCAACTGCTTCGCGGCCGGGGCGATGGGGTCCGAGCTGCCCGACGCCGAGCTGTACCGCAACGGCCGACTGGACGGCGGGCTCGCCTTCACGGCGGACGAACTGCGCTGGATCTTCTCGGACTTCACCGAGGTCGAGATCCGCCCCATGGTCCCGCAGGACCCCGGATCGGAACTCTTCGGCCTCCCCGTCCTGCTGACCGCCCTCTTCCGCCGCCCGGAACGGGCGTGAACCCGCCGCCGGGGTGACCCGCCCCGGGATGGCCCCGCGCCGCCGGGATGGCCCGGCCCAGGGTCCCCCGGCACGCGCGGGCGGGGCGTACGGGCAGGGCGTGCGCGCGACGACGGCGCACGCCCTGCCCGGCCGACCGGATCCGCCCTACGCTGGAGCCGGTCGGCGAAAGGGGGACGTGATGCCCGCCGACGAATCGCCCTGGGATGCGTCCGTCCGACGCGGCCTCGGCTTCCTCCACCGGGCCCTCGGACCCGACGGCCTCCCCTCCACCGTCCTTTCCGTGGAACGCGATCTGCGCACCCCGCTGACCGGCATCGAGGCCCGCCGGTACCTGCTCGCCGCCCACGGCACCGACCTCGGATTCGAACCGGTCCACGAAGGCCTCTCCGCCATGTGGGGCCTGGCGCTGCTGGCACCGGACGGCGACCGGCCCGAGGAGCGCGAACTGGTCGCCGCCCTCGCCCGGCAGGTCGAGCGGTACCGCGCCGGACACCGGTACGGCTGCTTCCCCCAGGGCACACCGTTCCCCGCCGACACCGACAGCACCGCCGTCGCCCTCGACGGGCTGGTCCGGCACGGGCTGGCCGGCCCCGGCCGGGCCGCGGAGACCGCCCGGGAACTGCTGGGCGCCGGCGCGCGGGACGGCTTCGGCCCCGTACCGCTCCCCGTCCCCGTGCCCGTCTACTGGAGCGACGGGGCCGTACCGCCGCAGGGGCGCCGGAACGACGCCGTCGCCGCGGCCAACGTCCTCCACGCGCTCCGCCTCCCGGGCGCGCGCGACGCGTTGCCGCACCCGGCCGCCGAGGCGACACTCCGGTACGTCCGCGTGGAGGTTCGCAACGCCGCCGCTCGCCACCACCCCTCCCCCGAGGCCCTGTTGCACTCCGCCGCCCGCGCGGCCGCCGTGCACACCGCCCTGCTGGACCCGGTCCGCCAGGCGGTGGCCGAACGCTCCCGGCCGTTCCCCGCCTCGCCTCTCGGCCTGGCACTGCTGACGATCGCCGCCGAGTACACGGAGGTCCCCGACGACCAGGCCGCACGCCGCCGCCTGCTGGTCGCGGCGCAGCGCGCGGACGGCTCGTGGCCCGCCTGCGCGTACTACCGGGCCGGGGGGCTGCCGCTGTACTCCGGTTCGCCGCACCTCACCACGCTGTTCGCGCTGCGCGCCCTGCGCCCGGAACGGGGCGCGCAGCGGTGACTCGGGGCGCCCCCGCGCCCCGCCCAGGCCCTCTCTCTCGAATCCTGTCGGACGGAACGCGCGGGGCCTCGGCCTGCGTGCATCCGCGGCACGGAGGGCGGGGGCACCTCCCGGCCGGACGCCGGGCAAGCGCGTGCTCCGGCAGCGTCGGCCGGTACGGCGGCAGCGGGCGCCCGGCAGGATCCGCGGGGGAGCGCCCGACCGGCCCGACGGCCGCGGACGCCGCGCGCCCGCGGAGCGCTGCCCGACGCGCGGCCCCGGCGCGGCGTGCTCGACGGGCCACCGGCCCGGCGCGGCGTGCTCGACGGGCCACCGGCCCGGCGCGGGTACGGGCGGGGGCCGGTCACCGGCCGCCCGGTCACCACACTCCCCGCCACCACACTCCCTGCCACCGCGCCCACGGCCACCACGCTCACGGCCACCACGTCACCGTCACCGCTTTCACGGCCCCGGCGAGGCCGCTCCGCCGTCGCAGAGGCGGCGGAGCAGGCCGTCCAGGTCGAGGTGGGTGGGTTCCCGACCGGACGGGACGAGGCTCTCCGTCCGGGCGAGGAACGTCCTGACCCGCTCGGCCTGGGCGCGCAGGACGACGCTGCTGCCCTCGCCGGTGAGGGTGATGAAGACGGTGCCGGAGCGCCTGCCCGCGCCGGGGTGGACGGAGACGCTGCCGATGCCGGCCCGGCCGTACAGGCCGGCGGCGAGCAGTTCGCGGGCGAAGACCCAGGTGATCGGCGCGTCCAGGTCGGTGTGGTTGTCCAGGAAGACGGCGTACGGGTCGGCGGTGCGGTAGCGCAGCCGGGCGGGCACGGAGACGGTCAGGCCGGGGCAGACGACCACCCGGAGGTCGAGGGCCATCGCGCAGCCCTCCCCGGCGGCGCTCTGCGCGGGGACGCGCGGGGTCTCGTACGTCATGACCGCCCCCGGAGGAGGTGCCGGGGGCCGGCAGGACGAGCGCCTACGGTAGACCGGGCGCGCAGAATCGTTCCTTCACGGAAGCCGCCACGGGCGGAGGTGTCAGGGCTCACGGCAGGAACAACGAGCCACCGCGGCTTCGGCAACCCATCGTGCACCACCCCGAACGGTGGATCGCCCCGCCGCCCGGCGGGCGGCCCCCCGGCCCCGTCCCTAGGCTGACGCCACGGCCCGGGCGCCCCCCGGTCCGGCCGCGTCCGAGGAACGGAAGCCCCATGCACTCTGTCGTACGCGGCGCAGGCGCCCTGGGCCTGGCCGCGGCGCTGCTCACCACGGCGGTCTCCTGCGCGAGCGGCTCTTCGGACTCCGGCTCCTCCCCGTCCCCCTCCTCCCCCACGACGGCCACGGCGGACGCGACGGCCACGACCAGCACGACAGCCACGACCGGCACCACCGGCACGGCGTCCGCCCCGGCCACCGTCCCGCCCCTGCCCGCCGCGCTCACCGGCCAGCGGCTCGCCTGGCAGACCTGCCCGGCCCCGTCCGCCGCCCAGGGCGGCGGCGCCGCCCCGGGTGCGCCCTGGGAGTGCGCCACCCTCAAGGCGCCGCTGGACTACGCCGCACCGGACGGCCGGACCGTCGACCTCGCGCTGATCCGCTCCAAGGCCACCGGCCCGCAGCCCCGGATCGGCTCCCTGGTCTACAACTTCGGCGGCCCCGGCGGTTCGGGCGTCACCACGCTGCCCGGCTTCGCCAAGGACTACGCCGACCTCAACACCCGCTACGACCTGGTGAGTTTCGACCCGCGCGGGGTGGGTGACAGCGCCGGTGTGCGGTGCCTCGACGACCGGGCCACGGACGCCTCCGCCGCCGTCGACGGCACCCCCGACACCGACGCCGAGGTCACGGCCCTGGACGCGGCCAACGCCCGGTACACCGCCGCCTGCGAGCAGAACTCCGGGCCCGTCCTGCCGTTCGTCGACACCGTCTCCGCCGCCCGTGACCTGGACCTGATGCGCCAGGTCCTCGGCGACCCGAAGCTGCACTACTTCGGCCTCAGCTACGGCACCGAACTGGGCGGCGTCTACGCCCACCTGTACCCGCAGAACGTCGGCCACCTGGTGATGGACGCCGTGGTCGACCCGACCAAGGACCCGGTCCAGTCCTCGCTGGGCCAGACCAAGGGCTTCCAACTCGCCCTGGAGAACTTCATGAAGGCCTGCGCCGCCGAGGCCGGCACGTCCTGCCCGACCGGCCCGGGCGGCGCCGAGGGCACGGAGCGGATCGCCGCGCTCCTGCGGGACCTCGACGCCCGGCCGCTGCCCACCGACAGCGGCCGGCAGCTCACCCAGGACCTCGCCGTCACCGGCATCGCCGCCTCCCTCTACAGCCGGCAGACCTGGAACGCCCTCGCCGTCGGGCTCCAGGAGGCGATGCGGGCGGGCACCGGCACCACGCTCCTCGCACTGGCCGACGCCTACCTCGGCCGCGACCAGCAGGGCCGCTACAACAACTCCGCCCCCGCCAACCGGGCCATCACCTGCGTCGACGACCGGCAGCGCTACACCGACGCCGACGTCCGCTCGCAGCTCCCGACGTACCGTCAGGCCTCGCCGGTGTTCGGCGAGTTCACCGCCTGGGGCCTGACCGGCTGCACCGGCTGGCCGGTGCCCGGCCGGAGCGACCACCCCGAGGTGTCCGCCCCGGGATCGGCGCCGATCCTCGTCGTCGGCAACACCGGCGACCCGGCCACCCCGTACGAGGGCGCGCAGGCGATGGCCCGGCAGCTCGGCGAGGGCGTCGGCGTCGGCATCACCCTGGAGGGCCAGGGCCACGGCGGCTACGACACCGGCAACCCCTGCCTGAAGGAGGCGGTCGACGGGTACCTGCTCGCCGACCGGGTCCCGGCCGCGGGCACCGTCTGCCGGTGACCCCGCCGCACGGCCCCCTCCCACGGCGCCCCGCCGACCGGCGTTCCACCCCCGGGTGCCCCGAACGCCCCGAACACCCCGGAGTCTCCAGACACCCCGCCAGGACACCCCGCCCCGCGAGCCCCCCACCCCGGTGGCCGGCCCCGGCCCGGCACGTCCTACCGTGGGCCGAGGAAAGGGGATCTCCATGAGCGCCAACTCGCAGCCACCGCAAGGAAATCTGACCCTCCTCGACCCTTCTCGCCCGTTCGCCGACCGGGTGGCGGGGCTGGTCCGGGCCTGGGAGGACGACGGCCGGGCGGCCTACCGCCTGGTGGACGGGCGGGCCCTGCTCGCCCTGTACTGCTGGCACCTGGACGCCGCCCGCCACGGCGGCGGAGCGGACGCGCCGGACGGCCCGGCCACCGACGCGTACGTCACCGCCGCGTTCGCGGCCAACGGCGGCACCGCCGGGTGGGACGCGCTGCTCCGCGAGCGGACCACCTGCTCCTGCCACGGCCGGAGTTGGCGACTGGAGAACATCTCCGTCTGCCTCGGCTGCCTGGGGTACGTCTGCTACGAGACCGCCGGTCCCTGCTGCCCGGGGGCCGCCGTCGTCGGGTGAGGCTGCGGGATCCACTGCATCACCCCGCCGCGGCCTTCCCCGCCGCCACCCCCGCCGCCCCTCCGTCCCGCCGCGCCGCTCCGCCGAGCAGCCGGGCCAGTTCCGCCGCCGGGCCGTCCGGCAGGCTGCCGTGGAGCAGCTCGGTCCGGTGCACCAGCCGCGGCGCCCGGACGGGGACGGCCACCACGCCGGGGGCGCCGTCCAGGGCGGGGGCGGGGAGGACGGCGAGGCCGTGGCCGGAGGCGACCAGGGCCAACAGGCCGCGGACGTCGGTGCCGAGGTAGCGGGCGGCCGGGCGGAAGCCGTCGACGGCGGTGGCGGCCCGCAGCCGGGCGGCGGTCGGCGCCAGGCCGGGGGCGTCCAGCCAGCGGGCGGCGGACAGGTCGGCCAGCGCGAGGCCGGGCCGGCCGGCCAGCGGGTGGCCGGCCGGCAGGGCGACGGCGAGCGGCTGCTCGGCGACGGCGACGGTGCCGAGCGGGCCGACGTCCGGCAGCGGGAGCGGATCGCTGGGCGCGGCGAGGCCGTCGACCAGGGCGAGGTCCACGGCGCCGGTGGCGACCTCGGCGGGCAGCTCGTCCTGGGCGACCACCCGGACGGTCAGGTCCGTCCGCGGGTACGCCCGGCGCACCTCCGCGAGCGCGCTCCCCAGGACCGCCCCGACCGCCAGCGGAGTGGCACCGACGACCAGGCGGGCGCTCGGGGCACCGACCAGGCGCGCGACGTCGGCGCGCGCTGCATCGAGTCGCAGCAGCAGGGGGGCGGCGTGCTCCAGCAGCCGCGCGCCCGCCTCGGTCGGGCCGACCGGGCGGCGGCCGAGCACGGCGGTCCCGAGGTCCGCCTCCAGCGCGGCGATCTGCTGGGAGACGGCGGACTGCGTGTAGCCGAGTTCACGGGCGGCCTCGGAGAAGGAGCCCAGTCGGACCACCGTGACGAAGGTGCGCAGCTGCTGCGGATCCACTGGGCATCAGACTCTCTGATCGGAAGGTAAGAAATCATCGTTGGCGCTGATGTCGCAACGGGGTCAGGATAGCTCCATGACCTATCGGACCCCGCGTCTCGCCCTGGTCGGCGACCGCTCGCCCGCCGTCCGCTCACACGCCCGCGTCCCCGGCCTGCTCGACGTGCTCGCCACCCGTGAACAGCTCGTCCTGGACGCCTACTGGATCCCCACCGAGGACGCCGACGGCCCCGGTGCCCTCGACGGCTTCGACGCGATCTGGCTGCTGCCCGGCAGTCCGTACCGGAGCGAGGCGGGCGCGGTGGCCGCCGTCCGCACCGCCCGCGAGCAGCGCATCCCCTTCCTCGGCACCTGCGCCGGCTTCCAGCACGCCGTGCTGGAGTACGCGCGCGCCGTCTGCGGCATCGGCGCCGCCGCGCACGGCGAGAGCCACCCCGACGAGGAGGAGCGGGTGATCGTGCCGCTCACCTGCTCCCTGGTCGGGCACGAGGGCACGGTGCACATCACCCCCGGCTCGCTCGCCGAGCGAGTCCTCGGCACCACGCGCACCCTGGAGCGGTACCACTGCGCGTACGGGCTGAACGACGCCTACCTGGAGCGGCTGCGCGCGCACGGCCTGCGGTTCAGCGGCGTGGACGACTCCGGCGAGCTGCGGATCCTCGAACTCCCGGGCCACCCGTTCTTCCTCGCCTCGCTGTTCCAGCCCGAGCTGGCCGGGGACGGCACCCAGGTCCACCCGATGATCAGGGCCCTGGCGGCCGCCGCCGTCGGACACACCACCACCCCCCGCACCGAAACCGAAGGAGCGACCGCATGACCGCCGACCGCACGGGCACCACGGGCACCACGGGCAGCACGGGCAGCACCACCGGCGCCACCGGTCCCGCCACCGGTCCCGCCACCGCCACCGCCACCGGCCCGACCAAGATCGCCGGGGTGGCCGTCCCGGACAGCAGGCTCGCCGCCGAGGCCACCGAGCTGGTCCGGGACACCTCCACCGAGCTGCTGTACCACCACTCGCGCCGGGTCTACCTGTTCGGCGCCCTCCAGGGGCAGCGCCGCGGACTCGTCTTCGACCCCGAGCTGCTCTACCTCTCCGCGATGTTCCACGACGTCGGCCTCGCTCCCGGGCACCGCTCCTCCGGCCGCCGGTTCGAGGTCGACGGCGCCGAGGCG from Kitasatospora sp. NBC_00458 includes:
- a CDS encoding class I SAM-dependent methyltransferase; amino-acid sequence: MNRDIRTAEDVLALLDRLFLPEADRWTDEASGWWDDFYADRSSGRPFFVPKPDENLVSYLDRGLFAPGGRALDLGCGAGRNAIHLASRGFEVDAVDLSATAVAWARERADEAGAAAGSVGAVGAVRFHCGNIFDPELPLARYDVVYDSGCLHHLPPHRRVSYLALLDRVLAPGGYFAVNCFAAGAMGSELPDAELYRNGRLDGGLAFTADELRWIFSDFTEVEIRPMVPQDPGSELFGLPVLLTALFRRPERA
- a CDS encoding GNAT family N-acetyltransferase codes for the protein MSTETEVVREADHELVQALAALLPQLSSTAAPLDHDAVARLVACESNRLLVARLDGVVVGMLTLVLFPLPSGLRARVEDVVVGAAARGHGVGAALIDEAVRLAEDAGARTVDLTSRPSREAANRLYERAGFRARESTVYRYAIAD
- a CDS encoding LysR family transcriptional regulator, whose translation is MDPQQLRTFVTVVRLGSFSEAARELGYTQSAVSQQIAALEADLGTAVLGRRPVGPTEAGARLLEHAAPLLLRLDAARADVARLVGAPSARLVVGATPLAVGAVLGSALAEVRRAYPRTDLTVRVVAQDELPAEVATGAVDLALVDGLAAPSDPLPLPDVGPLGTVAVAEQPLAVALPAGHPLAGRPGLALADLSAARWLDAPGLAPTAARLRAATAVDGFRPAARYLGTDVRGLLALVASGHGLAVLPAPALDGAPGVVAVPVRAPRLVHRTELLHGSLPDGPAAELARLLGGAARRDGGAAGVAAGKAAAG
- a CDS encoding CTP synthase C-terminal region-related (seleno)protein; the protein is MTYRTPRLALVGDRSPAVRSHARVPGLLDVLATREQLVLDAYWIPTEDADGPGALDGFDAIWLLPGSPYRSEAGAVAAVRTAREQRIPFLGTCAGFQHAVLEYARAVCGIGAAAHGESHPDEEERVIVPLTCSLVGHEGTVHITPGSLAERVLGTTRTLERYHCAYGLNDAYLERLRAHGLRFSGVDDSGELRILELPGHPFFLASLFQPELAGDGTQVHPMIRALAAAAVGHTTTPRTETEGATA
- a CDS encoding SsgA family sporulation/cell division regulator encodes the protein MTYETPRVPAQSAAGEGCAMALDLRVVVCPGLTVSVPARLRYRTADPYAVFLDNHTDLDAPITWVFARELLAAGLYGRAGIGSVSVHPGAGRRSGTVFITLTGEGSSVVLRAQAERVRTFLARTESLVPSGREPTHLDLDGLLRRLCDGGAASPGP
- a CDS encoding alpha/beta hydrolase, which produces MHSVVRGAGALGLAAALLTTAVSCASGSSDSGSSPSPSSPTTATADATATTSTTATTGTTGTASAPATVPPLPAALTGQRLAWQTCPAPSAAQGGGAAPGAPWECATLKAPLDYAAPDGRTVDLALIRSKATGPQPRIGSLVYNFGGPGGSGVTTLPGFAKDYADLNTRYDLVSFDPRGVGDSAGVRCLDDRATDASAAVDGTPDTDAEVTALDAANARYTAACEQNSGPVLPFVDTVSAARDLDLMRQVLGDPKLHYFGLSYGTELGGVYAHLYPQNVGHLVMDAVVDPTKDPVQSSLGQTKGFQLALENFMKACAAEAGTSCPTGPGGAEGTERIAALLRDLDARPLPTDSGRQLTQDLAVTGIAASLYSRQTWNALAVGLQEAMRAGTGTTLLALADAYLGRDQQGRYNNSAPANRAITCVDDRQRYTDADVRSQLPTYRQASPVFGEFTAWGLTGCTGWPVPGRSDHPEVSAPGSAPILVVGNTGDPATPYEGAQAMARQLGEGVGVGITLEGQGHGGYDTGNPCLKEAVDGYLLADRVPAAGTVCR